A genomic window from Vitis riparia cultivar Riparia Gloire de Montpellier isolate 1030 chromosome 18, EGFV_Vit.rip_1.0, whole genome shotgun sequence includes:
- the LOC117907108 gene encoding LRR receptor-like serine/threonine-protein kinase GHR1 — translation MRREVGSLGFCLSCLLAVITVSEVVITGDSRTHSGDIQVLKDFKNGLNPGSITPGSCLSSWDFSVDPCDYLFSDRFTCGFRCDRLVAGVSRVTEITLDQAGYTGTLSSSTWNLPFLQFLDLSDNSFSGSIPDSFSNLTRLRRLTLSRNSFSGEIPNSLGSLPNLEELYLDNNHLQGPIPASINGLISLKKLELQENALSGAFPDLGSLKNLYFLDASDNQISGQVTTALPASLVELSIRNNNLEGKLPHRLGSLKYLQVMDMSDNKLSGVISWIVFDHPSLQQLTLSHNNFSLLQVPSNMGEGSKLIALDLSYNQLGGLLPAFIASMPNLSAVSLEHNKFTGMIPSQYALKTVVGGGGGTASFERLLLGGNYLFGPIPGPLMFLKPGYANVSLVDNCLYRCPNSFFFCQGGTQKSLVDCKNFRHSIP, via the coding sequence ATGAGGCGAGAAGTAGGTAGCCTGGGGTTCTGTTTATCTTGTCTACTTGCGGTGATTACGGTTTCGGAAGTGGTGATTACAGGAGATTCAAGAACCCATTCAGGAGATATTCAGGTTctcaaagattttaaaaatgggCTCAACCCTGGTTCCATCACCCCCGGCTCTTGCTTGAGCTCCTGGGACTTCTCTGTGGATCCATGCGATTACTTATTCAGCGACCGCTTCACTTGTGGCTTCAGGTGCGACCGCCTCGTCGCCGGCGTCAGCCGGGTTACCGAGATCACCCTCGACCAGGCTGGTTACACCGGCACACTCTCTTCCTCCACCTGGAACCTCCCTTTTCTGCAATTTCTCGACCTCTCTGATAACTCCTTCTCCGGCTCCATACCCGACTCCTTCTCCAACCTCACTCGTCTCCGCCGCCTCACTCTCTCTCGAAACTCCTTCTCCGGGGAGATACCCAACTCCCTCGGTTCTCTCCCTAACCTCGAGGAACTCTATCTCGATAACAACCATCTCCAAGGTCCCATTCCAGCCAGCATTAACGGTCTGATAAGCTTGAAAAAGTTAGAACTTCAAGAAAACGCCCTGTCGGGCGCTTTTCCGGATCTGGGTTCGCTCAAAAACCTCTATTTTTTGGACGCCAGCGATAACCAAATCTCCGGCCAAGTCACAACTGCTTTACCGGCGTCCCTGGTGGAGCTCTCCATCCGAAACAACAACTTGGAAGGAAAGCTACCACATAGATTAGGGAGTTTGAAGTATCTGCAGGTAATGGATATGAGCGACAACAAACTCTCCGGGGTGATATCATGGATCGTGTTCGACCACCCATCACTGCAACAGCTCACACTCTCTCACAACAACTTCTCCTTGTTGCAAGTGCCGAGCAACATGGGTGAGGGTAGTAAATTGATAGCTCTTGATCTGAGCTACAACCAACTTGGAGGACTGTTGCCGGCGTTCATAGCGTCGATGCCGAACCTGTCGGCGGTGTCATTGGAGCACAACAAGTTCACAGGGATGATACCGTCTCAGTATGCATTGAAGACAGTGGTTGGTGGAGGGGGTGGAACGGCGTCGTTTGAGAGGCTGTTGCTGGGTGGTAACTACTTATTCGGGCCGATACCCGGTCCACTAATGTTTCTGAAACCCGGTTATGCTAACGTGAGCCTGGTGGACAATTGTTTGTATCGGTGCCCTAATAGTTTCTTCTTTTGTCAAGGTGGGACTCAGAAGTCCCTGGTTGATTGTAAGAATTTTAGGCACTCAATCCCATAG